Proteins encoded within one genomic window of Amycolatopsis nigrescens CSC17Ta-90:
- the ptsP gene encoding phosphoenolpyruvate--protein phosphotransferase, with translation MSDTSLSGVAVSPGRASGPVVRVAEPLGEPASTPAPADPAAEAARIAPAAQVVAARLEALAATATGEAATILITTAAMAADPALVSKAEQLVGTGRLPAAKAVYDAAGGFAEALAAAGGYLAERVRDVQDVRDRLVAELLGVDPPGVPELTAPSVLVARDLAPADTAGLDPAKVLALVTEEGGPTSHTAILARSLGIPAVVAVRGLLALDVKALAVDGDTGLVEPADPDAPAVAAVASGPAEWDGHGRTADGHRVKVLGNVGSVTDASAAAEAGAEGVGLFRTEFCYLDAPTEPTVSDQRAAYAAVLAPFHGKPVIVRTLDAGADKPLAFLDQEDEPNPALGVRGLRVAFDRPEILDRQLAAIAGAATDSGAEVSVMAPMVATAAEAAWFAERAAAAGVPRAGVMIEVPAAALAADQILEVVDFVSIGTNDLAQYTFAADRQLGAVAKLNDPWQPALLRLVERVGAAAKATGKPAGVCGEAAADPLLALVLTGLGLTSLSMNAAAVRAVGASLAGVGMAQCEAAAQAALAATDPAAARVAAKAAITA, from the coding sequence ATGTCTGACACGAGCCTGAGCGGAGTGGCGGTGAGCCCCGGCCGTGCGAGCGGTCCGGTGGTCCGGGTGGCGGAGCCGCTCGGTGAGCCGGCGAGCACCCCGGCGCCCGCCGACCCGGCCGCGGAGGCGGCCAGGATCGCGCCCGCCGCGCAGGTCGTCGCCGCCCGCCTGGAGGCGCTGGCCGCTACCGCCACCGGCGAGGCCGCCACCATCCTGATCACCACCGCGGCGATGGCCGCCGACCCGGCGCTGGTCAGCAAGGCCGAGCAGCTGGTCGGCACCGGCAGGCTGCCCGCGGCCAAGGCCGTCTACGACGCGGCCGGCGGTTTCGCCGAGGCGCTGGCCGCGGCCGGCGGCTACCTGGCCGAGCGGGTGCGCGACGTGCAGGACGTGCGCGACCGGCTGGTCGCCGAGCTGCTCGGGGTGGACCCGCCCGGAGTGCCGGAGCTGACCGCGCCGAGCGTGCTGGTCGCCCGCGACCTCGCGCCAGCGGACACCGCCGGTCTGGACCCGGCCAAGGTGCTCGCGCTGGTCACCGAGGAGGGCGGGCCGACCAGCCACACCGCGATCCTGGCCAGGTCGCTGGGCATCCCGGCCGTGGTCGCGGTGCGCGGGCTGCTAGCACTGGACGTCAAGGCGCTGGCCGTGGACGGTGACACCGGGCTGGTTGAGCCCGCCGACCCGGACGCCCCGGCGGTGGCCGCCGTCGCGAGCGGACCGGCCGAATGGGACGGGCACGGCCGGACCGCGGACGGGCACCGGGTGAAGGTGCTCGGCAACGTCGGCTCGGTCACCGACGCTTCCGCCGCGGCGGAAGCCGGTGCCGAAGGTGTCGGCCTGTTCCGCACCGAGTTCTGCTATCTGGACGCGCCGACCGAACCCACCGTCTCGGACCAGCGTGCCGCTTATGCGGCGGTGCTCGCTCCGTTTCACGGGAAACCGGTCATCGTCCGGACCCTGGACGCGGGCGCGGACAAACCGCTGGCGTTCCTCGACCAGGAGGACGAGCCCAACCCGGCGCTCGGTGTGCGCGGGCTGCGGGTGGCCTTCGACCGCCCGGAGATCCTGGACCGCCAGCTGGCGGCCATCGCCGGTGCGGCGACGGATTCCGGCGCCGAGGTCTCGGTGATGGCGCCGATGGTGGCCACCGCGGCCGAAGCCGCGTGGTTCGCCGAGCGGGCCGCCGCCGCGGGCGTGCCGAGGGCCGGGGTGATGATCGAAGTGCCCGCTGCGGCGCTGGCCGCCGACCAGATCCTCGAGGTGGTCGACTTCGTCTCCATCGGCACCAACGACCTGGCCCAGTACACCTTCGCCGCGGACCGCCAGCTCGGCGCGGTGGCCAAGCTGAACGACCCGTGGCAGCCGGCCCTGCTGCGGCTGGTCGAACGGGTCGGCGCGGCCGCCAAGGCCACCGGCAAACCGGCCGGCGTCTGCGGCGAAGCGGCCGCCGATCCGCTGCTCGCGCTGGTGCTCACCGGGCTCGGCCTGACCAGTCTGTCGATGAACGCCGCCGCGGTACGGGCGGTCGGTGCCAGCCTGGCCGGAGTGGGCATGGCGCAATGCGAAGCGGCCGCTCAAGCCGCCCTCGCGGCCACCGACCCCGCTGCCGCCAGAGTCGCCGCCAAGGCCGCCATCACCGCCTGA
- a CDS encoding DUF1707 domain-containing protein produces the protein MAAMADQQPDEPGTQPLNPRDLRVSDAEREHVVDVLQKAIGRGMLDLTEFTERTDIALAARTRGELNVVLADLPGLTHRDAMVTTASPPASTRLPGDRLELKAHGSTLTRAGRWVVPGELAVRNKYGSTKLDFTDAQVTSPVVHIELDAKWGSVEIVIPEHAAVDVNSITEVKWGSLEDKTRSNGYAGSPRFVLSGRVHGGSLTIRNPRRGLFR, from the coding sequence ATGGCGGCCATGGCCGACCAGCAGCCCGATGAACCGGGGACCCAGCCGCTGAACCCGCGCGACCTACGGGTGTCCGACGCGGAACGCGAGCACGTGGTCGACGTGCTGCAGAAGGCGATCGGCCGCGGCATGCTCGACCTGACCGAGTTCACCGAGCGCACCGACATCGCGCTGGCCGCCCGCACCAGGGGCGAGTTGAACGTGGTGCTCGCCGACCTGCCGGGGCTGACGCACCGGGACGCGATGGTGACCACGGCGAGCCCGCCGGCCTCGACCAGGCTGCCCGGTGACCGGCTGGAGCTCAAGGCGCACGGGTCGACCCTGACCAGGGCTGGCCGCTGGGTGGTGCCGGGTGAGCTGGCCGTGCGCAACAAGTACGGCAGCACCAAGCTGGACTTCACCGACGCGCAGGTGACCTCGCCGGTGGTGCACATCGAGCTGGACGCCAAATGGGGTTCGGTGGAGATCGTGATCCCCGAGCACGCCGCGGTGGACGTCAACTCGATCACCGAGGTCAAGTGGGGTTCGCTGGAGGACAAGACCAGGTCGAACGGCTACGCGGGCTCGCCGCGGTTCGTGCTGTCCGGGCGGGTGCACGGCGGCTCGCTGACCATCCGCAACCCCCGCCGCGGCCTGTTCCGCTGA